A single Dunckerocampus dactyliophorus isolate RoL2022-P2 chromosome 2, RoL_Ddac_1.1, whole genome shotgun sequence DNA region contains:
- the syt12 gene encoding synaptotagmin-12 isoform X3, producing MLCWRCRLAAAMSSPPSGDIPGHRLSVVQNPPGWEVGIYLVGFAALLAIAGLNIWKLWKSGTFPAPSPFPNFDYRYLQEKYGTSFSEVRQKRVAASSHRRASITSSRKPSLALGDTPDGLRDLGHLELMGRDLDPSGVVLLNRSVSTDSLSSISSVANNFGHDFTVGQLEVTLEFESCRFLGQGVLHVTMHQGKDLLEKEEGDFPGCFIRVSLGPEELSVGVTRVQTNAFTVIFEERFSVAVDACALEDCSLRFAAFGIDNDERNISAGVAELKLSDLDLTIRPFNAWLYLQDVNKAVDAVGEILLSLSYLPTAERLTVVVAKCKNLQWTNDKNTAGLTLLTTC from the exons ATGCTTTGTTGGCGTTGCAGGCTGGCCGCTGCCATGTCCTCGCCTCCGAGTGGGGACATACCAGGCCACCGTCTGAGTG TGGTGCAGAACCCGCCTGGCTGGGAGGTGGGCATCTACCTGGTGGGCTTCGCGGCTCTGCTGGCCATAGCCGGGCTGAACATCTGGAAGCTGTGGAAGTCTGGAACCTTCCCGGCGCCATCGCCCTTTCCCAACTTTGACTACAGATATCTCCAGGAAAAATATGGAACATCCTTCTCAGAAGTCCGACAAAAG CGGGTGGCGGCCAGCAGCCACCGGCGGGCCTCCATCACGTCCAGCCGCAAGCCCAGCCTGGCCCTGGGTGACACCCCGGACGGCCTCAGGGATCTGGGTCACCTTGAGCTGATGGGCCGAGATCTGGACCCGAGCGGCGTGGTCCTGCTCAACCGCTCAGTCTCCACCGACTCGCTCAGCTCCATCTCGTCCGTCGCCAACAACTTCGGCCACGACTTCACCGTGGGCCAGCTGGAGGTGACGCTGGAGTTCGAGTCCTGCAGATTCTTGGGGCAGGGGGTGCTGCACGTCACCATGCACCAAGGCAAAGACCTCCTGGAGAAGGAAGAAGGAGACTTCCCAGGCTGCTTCATCAGGGTGTCCCTGGGGCCCGAGGAACTCAGTGTGGGCGTCACAAGG GTGCAGACCAATGCCTTCACCGTCATCTTTGAGGAGCGCTTCTCGGTGGCAGTGGATGCGTGCGCCCTGGAGGACTGCAGCCTCAGATTCGCCGCCTTCGGCATCGACAACGACGAGAGGAACATCAGTGCGGGGGTGGCAGAACTCAAGCTGTCAGACCTGGACCTGACCATCAGACCCTTCAACGCCTGGCTCTACCTCCAGGATGTCAATAAA GCTGTGGACGCCGTGGGGGAGATCCTCCTGTCGCTCAGCTACTTGCCTACGGCAGAGCGCCTCACGGTGGTGGTGGCCAAGTGCAAGAACCTGCAGTGGACCAACGACAAAAACACTGCAG